In the genome of Deltaproteobacteria bacterium, one region contains:
- a CDS encoding GIY-YIG nuclease family protein — translation MDKQFCVYILASKRNGTLYIGVTSQLATRVWQHKS, via the coding sequence ATGGACAAGCAGTTCTGCGTTTACATCCTGGCCAGCAAACGGAACGGCACGCTGTACATTGGGGTGACCTCACAGCTGGCAACGCGGGTGTGGCAGCATAAGAGCAA